A section of the Falco peregrinus isolate bFalPer1 chromosome 3, bFalPer1.pri, whole genome shotgun sequence genome encodes:
- the LOC101914229 gene encoding CCN family member 2-like, which yields MAGNLGAVTWTLFLLLAPGWVELQACTYPCQCPSQPLQCPAGTSHVLDACGCCKVCARQLGELCSLQKPCDHHKGLYCDFSKIHRGSGICLAHEGATCDLLGKIYHNGESFQPTCKLQCICMDGAIGCIPLCSDDLRLPSPECPNPRRVKFRNKCCEEWICEEGSEENRFETAMAVFREDPARKPELNNLQENCLVQTTEWSACSKSCGMGISARVTNDNPQCHLEKETRLCMVRPCDFPMEKTKKGKKCVRTPKPRQSLHFEFSGCTSTRSYRPKFCGSCTDGRCCTPYVTSTVEVEFRCPEGDFFQRKMMFIKMCSCHYDCPRDNDIFLATYHRRMIGDHVKTERQ from the exons ATGGCTGGCAACTTGGGGGCAGTGACCTGGACcctgttcctcctccttgcaCCTGGCTGG GTAGAGCTGCAGGCCTGCACGTACCCATGCCAGTGtccctcccagcctctgcaGTGCCCCGCTGGCACCAGCCACGTGTTGGatgcctgtggctgctgcaagGTGTGTGCCAGGCAGCTTGGcgagctctgctccctgcagaaaCCCTGTGATCATCACAAGGGACTCTACTGCGACTTCTCCAAAATCCACAGAGGCAGCGGGATCTGCTTAG CTCACGAGGGTGCAACTTGTGACCTGCTGGGCAAGATCTACCACAACGGGGAGAGCTTCCAGCCCACCTGCAAGCTGCAGTGCATCTGCATGGACGGGGCCATCGGCTGCATCCCGCTCTGCTCCGACGACCTGCGGCTGCCGTCCCCCGAGTgccccaacccccggcgggtGAAGTTTCGCAATAAGTGCTGCGAAGAGTGGATCTGCGAGGAGGGCAGTGAGGAAAACCGCTTCGAAACAGCCATGGCGG TTTTCAGGGAGGATCCGGCACGCAAGCCGGAGCTGAACAACCTGCAGGAGAACTGCTTGGTGCAGACCACCGAGTGGAGTGCCTGCTCCAAGAGCTGCGGCATGGGCATCTCTGCCCGAGTAACCAACGACAACCCCCAGTGCCACCTGGAGAAGGAGACCCGGCTCTGCATGGTCCGACCCTGCGACTTCCCCATGGAGAAAACCAAG AAGGGGAAGAAGTGTGTGCGGACCCCAAAGCCACGCCAGAGCCTCCATTTTGAGTTTTCGGGCTGCACCAGCACCCGTTCCTACCGGCCCAAGTTCTGCGGCAGCTGCACGGACGGCCGCTGCTGCACCCCGTACGTCACCAGCACCGTGGAGGTGGAATTCCGCTGCCCCGAGGGGGACTTCTTCCAGCGGAAAATGATGTTCATCAAGATGTGCTCCTGCCACTACGACTGTCCCCGAGACAACGACATCTTCCTGGCCACATATCACAGGAGGATGATTGGAGACCACGTCAAGACAGAGAGGCAGTAG